A stretch of Henckelia pumila isolate YLH828 chromosome 4, ASM3356847v2, whole genome shotgun sequence DNA encodes these proteins:
- the LOC140864971 gene encoding 65-kDa microtubule-associated protein 3-like isoform X1 — translation MLLMGDSNRVTQMETTCGSLLTELQIIWNEVGESDAERDRLLLELEQECLEAYRRKVDQANKGRAQLRQAIADAEADLAAIFSAMGERPVHIRQSDHIPANLKAELTAILPQIEEMRKRKLDRKNLFVEILEEIQCIKNEINGSIGYASVNTVVDETDLSLRKLDELHKELQVLHEEKNERLKLVMDHLNCLYSLCSVLGLDFKHTVNEIHPNLGDSESSKNIDSDTIKQLGFAIQSLRETKINRMQQLQDLATSLLELWNLMDTPVEEQQTFQKATCNVASSEDEITEPDMLSTDFITYVKTEVSRLEASKVSKMKELVLKKKAELEDICRKAHLITGSDSVVDIAIDVIESGAVDAAYALEQIEIQIARVKEEALGRKEILEKVEKWKTACEEESWLEEYNRDDNRYNAGRGAHLTLKRAEKARALVNKLPAMVEALATKTVAWENEKGADFVYDGVRLLSMLEGYTLLRQEKELEHKRQRDQKKLQGQLLTEQEALYGSKPSPIKNQNVKKAPRLSCGSASNRRLSLGPKPDMPHSAKATPNIRNGKKMERTNQDRTRDDGFTTLSSGSFLDVSGRMAVEKKDTLNTSNAREIELPMIRIPFSPISSMDSSKFNATNTMEDLNKKYDTPQKILTPFSTPFKMISTIDEENRTPQTMVIAAVPSTPSTVSVPMKMAITPGPSIAKSIEDETEYSFEERRAGFVLTRSRQMNVIQA, via the exons ATGTTGTTGATGGGTGACAGCAACCGGGTTACACAAATGGAAACAACATGTGGCTCTCTTCTAACTGAACTGCag ATAATATGGAATGAAGTGGGGGAATCTGATGCTGAAAGGGACAGATTGTTACTTGAACTTGAACAAGAATGTTTAGAGGCCTATAGAAGAAAAGTGGATCAGGCAAACAAGGGAAGAGCTCAGCTGAGGCAAGCTATTGCTGATGCTGAAGCAGATCTTGCAGCCATCTTCTCAGCAATGGGAGAGCGGCCAGTACACATTAGGCAG TCTGATCACATCCCAGCAAATTTGAAGGCTGAACTCACAGCTATCCTTCCACAGATAGAGGAGATGCGGAAGAGGAAATTGGATCGTAAAAATCTATTTGTAGAGATCCTGGAGGAGATACAGTgtattaagaatgaaatcaatgGGTCAATTGGCTATGCTTCTGTTAACACTGTAGTGGATGAAACTGATTTGTCTTTAAGAAAGCTTGACGAATTGCACAAAGAGCTCCAGGTTCTTCACGAAGAAAAG AATGAGCGCCTGAAGCTGGTGATGGACCACCTGAATTGTTTATACTCTCTGTGCTCAGTCCTTGGTCTAGATTTCAAGCATACAGTTAATGAGATTCATCCAAATCTGGGGGATTCTGAATCTTCAAAAAATATTGACAGTGACACGATAAAACAGTTGGGGTTTGCTATACAAAGTCTGCGAGAGACCAAAATTAACAGAATGCAGCAG TTGCAAGATCTTGCGACTTCACTTTTGGAGCTTTGGAATTTGATGGACACGCCCGTTGAAGAACAACAGACATTTCAAAAAGCTACCTGCAATGTTGCTTCATCAGAAGATGAGATAACAGAGCCAGACATGCTTTCTACTGACTTTATTACTTAT GTCAAAACAGAAGTTTCTCGATTGGAAGCGTCGAAAGTGAGCAAAATGAAGGAGCTTGTTTTGAAAAAGAAGGCAGAGCTAGAAGATATTTGCAGGAAAGCACATTTAATTACAGGATCAGATAGCGTAGTGGACATTGCCATTGATGTTATTGAATCTG GAGCAGTTGATGCTGCTTATGCACTTGAACAAATTGAGATTCAAATAGCTAGAGTTAAAGAAGAGGCTCTTGGTAGGAAGGAAATTCTTGAAAAGGTTGAGAAGTGGAAGACTGCATGTGAGGAAGAGAGCTGGCTTGAGGAATATAATAGG GATGATAACCGTTATAATGCTGGGAGAGGTGCTCATCTTACTCTGAAACGAGCTGAAAAAGCTCGTGCCTTGGTCAATAAACTTCCAG CGATGGTAGAAGCATTAGCTACAAAAACAGTAGCATGGGAAAATGAAAAGGGAGCTGATTTTGTTTATGATGGT GTTCGTCTGCTTTCAATGCTTGAAGGGTATACACTTTTACGGCAAGAAAAAGAACTCGAGCACAAAAGACAgaga GATCAGAAAAAACTTCAGGGACAGTTGCTGACAGAGCAAGAAGCTCTGTATGGTTCAAAGCCAAGCCCCATTAAGAACCAGAATGTGAAGAAAGCTCCACGATTGTCATGTGGTAGTGCAAGCAATAGGAGACTCTCTCTTGGGCCAAAGCCTGATATGCCACATTCAGCTAAAGCTACTCCCAATATACGTAATGGTAAAAAAATGGAGCGTACGAACCAAGACCGAACAAGGGATGATGGATTTACAACACTCTCGTCTGGTTCATTTCTGGATGTATCTG GGAGGATGGCTGTGGAAAAAAAGGACACACTGAACACATCAAATGCTCGTGAAATAGAGTTGCCAATGATACGAATACCATTTTCTCCCATTTCTTCCATGGATTCCTCAAAGTTCAACGCAACAAATACAATGGAAGACTTGAACAAAAAATACGATACGCCACAGAAGATACTCACACCATTCAGTACTCCTTTCAAGATGATTTCTACCATTGATGAAGAGAATAGAACGCCCCAAACAATGGTGATTGCTGCGGTACCTTCGACTCCTTCAACTGTATCTGTCCCAATGAAGATGGCCATAACACCCGGTCCATCTATTGCCAAGTCAATAGAAGATGAAACGGAATACTCTTTTGAGGAGAGGAGAGCTGGATTTGTGTTGACCAGATCACGTCAAATGAATGTGATACAAGCTTAG
- the LOC140864971 gene encoding 65-kDa microtubule-associated protein 3-like isoform X2, with protein sequence MLLMGDSNRVTQMETTCGSLLTELQIIWNEVGESDAERDRLLLELEQECLEAYRRKVDQANKGRAQLRQAIADAEADLAAIFSAMGERPVHIRQSDHIPANLKAELTAILPQIEEMRKRKLDRKNLFVEILEEIQCIKNEINGSIGYASVNTVVDETDLSLRKLDELHKELQVLHEEKNERLKLVMDHLNCLYSLCSVLGLDFKHTVNEIHPNLGDSESSKNIDSDTIKQLGFAIQSLRETKINRMQQLQDLATSLLELWNLMDTPVEEQQTFQKATCNVASSEDEITEPDMLSTDFITYVKTEVSRLEASKVSKMKELVLKKKAELEDICRKAHLITGSDSVVDIAIDVIESVDAAYALEQIEIQIARVKEEALGRKEILEKVEKWKTACEEESWLEEYNRDDNRYNAGRGAHLTLKRAEKARALVNKLPAMVEALATKTVAWENEKGADFVYDGVRLLSMLEGYTLLRQEKELEHKRQRDQKKLQGQLLTEQEALYGSKPSPIKNQNVKKAPRLSCGSASNRRLSLGPKPDMPHSAKATPNIRNGKKMERTNQDRTRDDGFTTLSSGSFLDVSGRMAVEKKDTLNTSNAREIELPMIRIPFSPISSMDSSKFNATNTMEDLNKKYDTPQKILTPFSTPFKMISTIDEENRTPQTMVIAAVPSTPSTVSVPMKMAITPGPSIAKSIEDETEYSFEERRAGFVLTRSRQMNVIQA encoded by the exons ATGTTGTTGATGGGTGACAGCAACCGGGTTACACAAATGGAAACAACATGTGGCTCTCTTCTAACTGAACTGCag ATAATATGGAATGAAGTGGGGGAATCTGATGCTGAAAGGGACAGATTGTTACTTGAACTTGAACAAGAATGTTTAGAGGCCTATAGAAGAAAAGTGGATCAGGCAAACAAGGGAAGAGCTCAGCTGAGGCAAGCTATTGCTGATGCTGAAGCAGATCTTGCAGCCATCTTCTCAGCAATGGGAGAGCGGCCAGTACACATTAGGCAG TCTGATCACATCCCAGCAAATTTGAAGGCTGAACTCACAGCTATCCTTCCACAGATAGAGGAGATGCGGAAGAGGAAATTGGATCGTAAAAATCTATTTGTAGAGATCCTGGAGGAGATACAGTgtattaagaatgaaatcaatgGGTCAATTGGCTATGCTTCTGTTAACACTGTAGTGGATGAAACTGATTTGTCTTTAAGAAAGCTTGACGAATTGCACAAAGAGCTCCAGGTTCTTCACGAAGAAAAG AATGAGCGCCTGAAGCTGGTGATGGACCACCTGAATTGTTTATACTCTCTGTGCTCAGTCCTTGGTCTAGATTTCAAGCATACAGTTAATGAGATTCATCCAAATCTGGGGGATTCTGAATCTTCAAAAAATATTGACAGTGACACGATAAAACAGTTGGGGTTTGCTATACAAAGTCTGCGAGAGACCAAAATTAACAGAATGCAGCAG TTGCAAGATCTTGCGACTTCACTTTTGGAGCTTTGGAATTTGATGGACACGCCCGTTGAAGAACAACAGACATTTCAAAAAGCTACCTGCAATGTTGCTTCATCAGAAGATGAGATAACAGAGCCAGACATGCTTTCTACTGACTTTATTACTTAT GTCAAAACAGAAGTTTCTCGATTGGAAGCGTCGAAAGTGAGCAAAATGAAGGAGCTTGTTTTGAAAAAGAAGGCAGAGCTAGAAGATATTTGCAGGAAAGCACATTTAATTACAGGATCAGATAGCGTAGTGGACATTGCCATTGATGTTATTGAATCTG TTGATGCTGCTTATGCACTTGAACAAATTGAGATTCAAATAGCTAGAGTTAAAGAAGAGGCTCTTGGTAGGAAGGAAATTCTTGAAAAGGTTGAGAAGTGGAAGACTGCATGTGAGGAAGAGAGCTGGCTTGAGGAATATAATAGG GATGATAACCGTTATAATGCTGGGAGAGGTGCTCATCTTACTCTGAAACGAGCTGAAAAAGCTCGTGCCTTGGTCAATAAACTTCCAG CGATGGTAGAAGCATTAGCTACAAAAACAGTAGCATGGGAAAATGAAAAGGGAGCTGATTTTGTTTATGATGGT GTTCGTCTGCTTTCAATGCTTGAAGGGTATACACTTTTACGGCAAGAAAAAGAACTCGAGCACAAAAGACAgaga GATCAGAAAAAACTTCAGGGACAGTTGCTGACAGAGCAAGAAGCTCTGTATGGTTCAAAGCCAAGCCCCATTAAGAACCAGAATGTGAAGAAAGCTCCACGATTGTCATGTGGTAGTGCAAGCAATAGGAGACTCTCTCTTGGGCCAAAGCCTGATATGCCACATTCAGCTAAAGCTACTCCCAATATACGTAATGGTAAAAAAATGGAGCGTACGAACCAAGACCGAACAAGGGATGATGGATTTACAACACTCTCGTCTGGTTCATTTCTGGATGTATCTG GGAGGATGGCTGTGGAAAAAAAGGACACACTGAACACATCAAATGCTCGTGAAATAGAGTTGCCAATGATACGAATACCATTTTCTCCCATTTCTTCCATGGATTCCTCAAAGTTCAACGCAACAAATACAATGGAAGACTTGAACAAAAAATACGATACGCCACAGAAGATACTCACACCATTCAGTACTCCTTTCAAGATGATTTCTACCATTGATGAAGAGAATAGAACGCCCCAAACAATGGTGATTGCTGCGGTACCTTCGACTCCTTCAACTGTATCTGTCCCAATGAAGATGGCCATAACACCCGGTCCATCTATTGCCAAGTCAATAGAAGATGAAACGGAATACTCTTTTGAGGAGAGGAGAGCTGGATTTGTGTTGACCAGATCACGTCAAATGAATGTGATACAAGCTTAG
- the LOC140864971 gene encoding 65-kDa microtubule-associated protein 3-like isoform X3 gives MLLMGDSNRVTQMETTCGSLLTELQIIWNEVGESDAERDRLLLELEQECLEAYRRKVDQANKGRAQLRQAIADAEADLAAIFSAMGERPVHIRQIEEMRKRKLDRKNLFVEILEEIQCIKNEINGSIGYASVNTVVDETDLSLRKLDELHKELQVLHEEKNERLKLVMDHLNCLYSLCSVLGLDFKHTVNEIHPNLGDSESSKNIDSDTIKQLGFAIQSLRETKINRMQQLQDLATSLLELWNLMDTPVEEQQTFQKATCNVASSEDEITEPDMLSTDFITYVKTEVSRLEASKVSKMKELVLKKKAELEDICRKAHLITGSDSVVDIAIDVIESGAVDAAYALEQIEIQIARVKEEALGRKEILEKVEKWKTACEEESWLEEYNRDDNRYNAGRGAHLTLKRAEKARALVNKLPAMVEALATKTVAWENEKGADFVYDGVRLLSMLEGYTLLRQEKELEHKRQRDQKKLQGQLLTEQEALYGSKPSPIKNQNVKKAPRLSCGSASNRRLSLGPKPDMPHSAKATPNIRNGKKMERTNQDRTRDDGFTTLSSGSFLDVSGRMAVEKKDTLNTSNAREIELPMIRIPFSPISSMDSSKFNATNTMEDLNKKYDTPQKILTPFSTPFKMISTIDEENRTPQTMVIAAVPSTPSTVSVPMKMAITPGPSIAKSIEDETEYSFEERRAGFVLTRSRQMNVIQA, from the exons ATGTTGTTGATGGGTGACAGCAACCGGGTTACACAAATGGAAACAACATGTGGCTCTCTTCTAACTGAACTGCag ATAATATGGAATGAAGTGGGGGAATCTGATGCTGAAAGGGACAGATTGTTACTTGAACTTGAACAAGAATGTTTAGAGGCCTATAGAAGAAAAGTGGATCAGGCAAACAAGGGAAGAGCTCAGCTGAGGCAAGCTATTGCTGATGCTGAAGCAGATCTTGCAGCCATCTTCTCAGCAATGGGAGAGCGGCCAGTACACATTAGGCAG ATAGAGGAGATGCGGAAGAGGAAATTGGATCGTAAAAATCTATTTGTAGAGATCCTGGAGGAGATACAGTgtattaagaatgaaatcaatgGGTCAATTGGCTATGCTTCTGTTAACACTGTAGTGGATGAAACTGATTTGTCTTTAAGAAAGCTTGACGAATTGCACAAAGAGCTCCAGGTTCTTCACGAAGAAAAG AATGAGCGCCTGAAGCTGGTGATGGACCACCTGAATTGTTTATACTCTCTGTGCTCAGTCCTTGGTCTAGATTTCAAGCATACAGTTAATGAGATTCATCCAAATCTGGGGGATTCTGAATCTTCAAAAAATATTGACAGTGACACGATAAAACAGTTGGGGTTTGCTATACAAAGTCTGCGAGAGACCAAAATTAACAGAATGCAGCAG TTGCAAGATCTTGCGACTTCACTTTTGGAGCTTTGGAATTTGATGGACACGCCCGTTGAAGAACAACAGACATTTCAAAAAGCTACCTGCAATGTTGCTTCATCAGAAGATGAGATAACAGAGCCAGACATGCTTTCTACTGACTTTATTACTTAT GTCAAAACAGAAGTTTCTCGATTGGAAGCGTCGAAAGTGAGCAAAATGAAGGAGCTTGTTTTGAAAAAGAAGGCAGAGCTAGAAGATATTTGCAGGAAAGCACATTTAATTACAGGATCAGATAGCGTAGTGGACATTGCCATTGATGTTATTGAATCTG GAGCAGTTGATGCTGCTTATGCACTTGAACAAATTGAGATTCAAATAGCTAGAGTTAAAGAAGAGGCTCTTGGTAGGAAGGAAATTCTTGAAAAGGTTGAGAAGTGGAAGACTGCATGTGAGGAAGAGAGCTGGCTTGAGGAATATAATAGG GATGATAACCGTTATAATGCTGGGAGAGGTGCTCATCTTACTCTGAAACGAGCTGAAAAAGCTCGTGCCTTGGTCAATAAACTTCCAG CGATGGTAGAAGCATTAGCTACAAAAACAGTAGCATGGGAAAATGAAAAGGGAGCTGATTTTGTTTATGATGGT GTTCGTCTGCTTTCAATGCTTGAAGGGTATACACTTTTACGGCAAGAAAAAGAACTCGAGCACAAAAGACAgaga GATCAGAAAAAACTTCAGGGACAGTTGCTGACAGAGCAAGAAGCTCTGTATGGTTCAAAGCCAAGCCCCATTAAGAACCAGAATGTGAAGAAAGCTCCACGATTGTCATGTGGTAGTGCAAGCAATAGGAGACTCTCTCTTGGGCCAAAGCCTGATATGCCACATTCAGCTAAAGCTACTCCCAATATACGTAATGGTAAAAAAATGGAGCGTACGAACCAAGACCGAACAAGGGATGATGGATTTACAACACTCTCGTCTGGTTCATTTCTGGATGTATCTG GGAGGATGGCTGTGGAAAAAAAGGACACACTGAACACATCAAATGCTCGTGAAATAGAGTTGCCAATGATACGAATACCATTTTCTCCCATTTCTTCCATGGATTCCTCAAAGTTCAACGCAACAAATACAATGGAAGACTTGAACAAAAAATACGATACGCCACAGAAGATACTCACACCATTCAGTACTCCTTTCAAGATGATTTCTACCATTGATGAAGAGAATAGAACGCCCCAAACAATGGTGATTGCTGCGGTACCTTCGACTCCTTCAACTGTATCTGTCCCAATGAAGATGGCCATAACACCCGGTCCATCTATTGCCAAGTCAATAGAAGATGAAACGGAATACTCTTTTGAGGAGAGGAGAGCTGGATTTGTGTTGACCAGATCACGTCAAATGAATGTGATACAAGCTTAG